A genomic region of Azoarcus sp. KH32C contains the following coding sequences:
- a CDS encoding ABC transporter permease produces the protein MNGTTARLVLKRLGVGVLTLLIVSVVIFTITALLPGDAAQALLGQDATPETVAALRAKFGLDQPAHLRYLQWLVGLVSGDPGSSLVNGLPVAELIGSRLPNTLKLAAIAALAAVPVALTIGIVSAMFRGSLFDRFMNMAAVSAVSVPEFLIATLAVLLFAVHLQWLPALSHVSEINSFGDMLHAYAMPVLTLCCGLVAQMARMTRAAVIDQLSAPYVEMAMLKGARPVRVVLTHALPNAVGPIANAVALSLSYLLGGVIIVESIFHYPGIATLMLDAVSSRDIPVVQACAMLFCVGYMMLVLAADVSAIVSNPRLRK, from the coding sequence ATGAACGGAACCACTGCAAGACTTGTCCTGAAACGGCTCGGGGTCGGCGTGCTGACCCTGCTGATCGTGTCGGTCGTGATCTTCACGATCACCGCGCTCTTGCCGGGCGACGCCGCCCAGGCCCTCCTGGGCCAGGACGCTACCCCGGAGACCGTGGCGGCGCTGCGCGCCAAGTTCGGGCTCGATCAGCCCGCCCACCTGCGCTACCTCCAATGGCTGGTGGGCCTGGTCAGCGGCGATCCGGGCAGCTCCCTGGTGAACGGCCTGCCGGTGGCGGAGCTCATTGGCAGCCGCCTGCCCAACACCCTCAAGCTCGCGGCGATTGCCGCGCTGGCCGCAGTACCTGTGGCGCTGACCATCGGCATCGTGTCGGCGATGTTCCGCGGCTCGCTTTTCGATCGCTTCATGAACATGGCTGCGGTCTCCGCCGTTTCGGTGCCGGAGTTCCTGATCGCCACGCTCGCGGTGTTGCTCTTCGCGGTTCATCTGCAATGGCTGCCGGCGCTGTCGCACGTCTCCGAGATCAACTCCTTCGGCGACATGCTGCATGCCTACGCGATGCCGGTCCTGACCTTGTGCTGCGGGCTGGTGGCCCAAATGGCGCGCATGACCCGGGCGGCGGTGATCGACCAGTTGAGCGCGCCCTACGTTGAGATGGCGATGCTCAAGGGCGCGCGGCCGGTCCGCGTGGTGCTCACCCACGCGCTGCCGAACGCGGTCGGGCCGATCGCCAACGCGGTCGCCCTGAGCCTGTCCTACCTGCTCGGCGGGGTGATCATCGTGGAGTCGATCTTCCACTATCCGGGCATCGCAACCCTGATGCTCGACGCCGTCTCCAGCCGCGACATTCCCGTGGTGCAGGCCTGCGCGATGCTGTTCTGCGTGGGTTACATGATGCTGGTCCTTGCGGCCGACGTCAGTGCAATCGTTTCGAATCCGAGGCTGCGCAAATGA
- a CDS encoding ABC transporter ATP-binding protein produces MNEIVKVSGLQVAARNALGEDVPIVHGADFVLEKGEVLALIGESGSGKTTIALSLLGYARKGCRIVGGSVRICNVDVLKLDQDELAGLRGRTVSYIAQSAAAAFNPSKTIMDQVIESALIHKTMARRQAEAKAVGLFRELALPDPEGIGARYPHQVSGGQLQRLMAAMALITDPAVVVLDEPTTALDVTTQIEVLRAFKKVVRERGTTAVYVSHDLAVVAQMADRIVVLQNGQIQENGRTEQILSAPAHPYTRSLLAAMDPASRAAATVSTRQDRQDVILDVRDLEVRFGNGKAGGGKVVLHDINLQIRRGATVGVIGESGSGKTTLARAIAGLVAPSAGHVLLDGKALSPTLEGRTRDQFRRVQYVFQNADTALNPQHSIEAILSRPLKFYHGMTSEQRRKRVAELLDLVRLPQSVAQRRPGELSGGQKQRINLARALAAEPDLILCDEVTSALDTVVGAAILELMAELRRELNVSYMFISHDLGTVRSICDEIVVLYAGRKVEVRQREAKQEPPFHPYSHLLDTSIPMLRRGWLEEVTGRTAATLPALAAGLSPQTGLCPFIDRCALRVDGLCNTTPPPLRQLAGGGSILCHRSEEELVRAQGTLKLVTGEAA; encoded by the coding sequence ATGAATGAGATCGTGAAAGTCAGCGGCCTGCAGGTCGCCGCCCGCAACGCACTGGGCGAGGACGTGCCCATCGTCCATGGCGCGGACTTCGTGCTCGAGAAGGGCGAGGTGCTCGCGCTGATCGGCGAGTCCGGCTCGGGCAAGACCACCATTGCCCTGTCGCTGCTGGGTTATGCGCGCAAGGGCTGCCGCATCGTGGGCGGATCGGTGCGCATCTGCAACGTGGACGTGCTCAAGCTCGACCAGGACGAGCTCGCCGGGCTGCGCGGCCGCACCGTGTCCTACATCGCCCAGAGCGCGGCAGCGGCGTTCAATCCGTCCAAGACCATCATGGACCAGGTGATCGAGAGCGCGCTCATCCACAAGACGATGGCGCGCCGCCAGGCCGAGGCCAAGGCGGTCGGGCTGTTCCGCGAGCTCGCTCTGCCGGATCCGGAAGGGATCGGCGCGCGCTATCCGCACCAGGTCTCCGGCGGCCAGCTGCAGCGCCTGATGGCGGCGATGGCGCTCATCACCGATCCGGCGGTGGTCGTCCTTGACGAGCCGACCACGGCGCTCGACGTCACCACCCAGATCGAGGTGCTTCGCGCCTTCAAGAAGGTGGTCCGCGAGCGTGGCACCACGGCGGTCTACGTGTCCCACGACTTGGCGGTCGTCGCGCAGATGGCCGACCGCATCGTGGTGCTGCAAAACGGTCAGATCCAGGAAAACGGCCGCACCGAGCAGATCCTCTCCGCACCGGCTCACCCCTACACCCGCAGCCTGCTGGCCGCGATGGACCCCGCCTCCCGGGCCGCCGCGACCGTGAGCACACGGCAAGACCGGCAGGACGTCATCCTCGACGTGCGCGATCTCGAAGTGCGCTTCGGAAACGGAAAGGCCGGCGGCGGGAAGGTGGTCCTGCACGACATCAACCTGCAGATCCGCCGTGGTGCGACGGTGGGCGTGATCGGCGAGTCGGGCTCCGGCAAGACCACGCTGGCACGCGCCATCGCGGGCCTGGTCGCCCCGTCCGCGGGCCACGTCCTGCTCGACGGCAAGGCGCTCTCCCCGACGCTGGAAGGGCGCACGCGCGACCAGTTCCGCCGCGTGCAGTACGTGTTTCAGAACGCGGACACCGCGCTCAATCCGCAGCACTCGATCGAAGCCATCCTGTCGCGTCCGCTCAAGTTCTATCACGGCATGACGAGTGAGCAGCGGCGCAAGCGCGTGGCCGAGCTCCTCGACCTGGTGCGCCTGCCCCAGAGCGTGGCGCAGCGCCGCCCGGGCGAGCTCTCCGGCGGGCAGAAGCAGCGTATCAACCTCGCCCGCGCGCTCGCCGCCGAGCCCGACCTGATCCTGTGCGACGAGGTGACGTCGGCGCTGGACACCGTGGTCGGCGCGGCCATCCTCGAGCTGATGGCGGAGCTGCGCCGCGAGCTCAACGTGTCCTACATGTTCATCAGCCATGACCTCGGCACCGTGCGCTCCATCTGCGACGAGATCGTGGTGCTGTACGCGGGCCGCAAGGTCGAGGTGCGTCAGCGCGAGGCGAAGCAAGAGCCACCTTTCCACCCTTACTCTCACCTCCTGGACACCTCCATTCCCATGCTGCGCCGCGGCTGGCTGGAGGAGGTGACCGGACGCACGGCGGCGACGCTGCCGGCCCTTGCCGCCGGCCTCTCGCCGCAGACGGGCCTGTGCCCCTTCATCGACCGCTGTGCCCTGCGGGTGGACGGCCTGTGCAATACCACCCCCCCACCGCTGCGGCAGCTCGCGGGCGGCGGCAGCATCCTCTGCCACCGCTCCGAGGAAGAACTCGTCCGCGCCCAGGGGACACTCAAACTCGTTACAGGAGAAGCAGCATGA
- a CDS encoding ABC transporter substrate-binding protein, protein MQDKNEKFGAHQHLVERIGEDLGRGVSRRDVLRALMASGILATTAGGLLTHTGAAFAQTPKKGGKIRVAVGAGSTSDTLDPAKGANIADSVRHYMFYSRLTTIDTELTPQMALAESMNTKDGALWTIKLRKDVRFHDGKPLTSADVVYSLLRHKNPTTASKAKAVAEEFEEIKATGPLELQIKLNSPNVDLPALLGTAHFSIIKDGTTDFTTAIGTGPYKCKEFKPGVRSISVRNDDYWKPGKPYLDEIEYFSIPDEAARVNALLSGDVHLINAINPRSAPTVSAAPGYTLFESKTGHYTDIIMRDNLGPVKNPDFVLAMKYMLDREQMLKVAMRGFGIIGNDQPVQPSNRFYFSGLPQRTFDLDKAKFHLQKSGMAGQTLPVVASTAANGSVDMAQILQLSAQKAGLNLDIKRMPADGYWSNHWAKHPMSFGNISPRPTVDLMFTLFYKSDSSMNVSGWKNEKFDQLLDAARGETNEAKRKQMYADMQVLVHEQCGVGIPMFINSVDGFTNKLKGYGSHPLAGLMGFDFAEHVWLDA, encoded by the coding sequence ATGCAAGACAAAAACGAAAAGTTCGGCGCGCACCAGCACCTGGTGGAGCGCATCGGAGAAGACCTGGGACGCGGCGTATCGCGCCGCGACGTGCTGCGGGCGCTGATGGCGAGCGGCATCCTCGCCACCACCGCGGGCGGCCTGCTGACGCACACCGGTGCCGCCTTTGCCCAGACGCCGAAGAAGGGCGGCAAGATCCGCGTCGCCGTCGGCGCCGGTTCCACCTCGGACACGCTCGATCCGGCCAAGGGCGCCAACATCGCCGACAGCGTGCGCCACTACATGTTCTACAGCCGCCTGACCACCATCGACACCGAGCTTACGCCCCAGATGGCGCTTGCCGAATCGATGAACACCAAGGACGGGGCGCTGTGGACCATCAAGTTGCGCAAGGATGTGCGCTTCCATGACGGCAAGCCGCTGACCTCGGCCGACGTGGTGTATTCGCTGCTGCGCCACAAGAACCCCACCACCGCATCCAAAGCCAAGGCGGTGGCCGAAGAGTTCGAGGAAATCAAGGCGACCGGTCCGCTCGAACTGCAGATCAAGCTGAATTCACCGAACGTCGACCTGCCGGCGCTGCTGGGCACCGCCCATTTCTCGATCATCAAGGACGGCACCACCGACTTCACCACGGCGATCGGCACCGGTCCGTACAAATGCAAGGAATTCAAGCCGGGCGTGCGCTCGATCAGCGTGCGCAATGACGACTACTGGAAGCCGGGCAAGCCCTATCTCGACGAGATCGAGTACTTCTCGATTCCTGACGAGGCGGCACGCGTGAACGCGCTGCTGTCGGGCGACGTGCATCTGATCAATGCCATCAACCCGCGCTCGGCGCCGACCGTTTCGGCTGCTCCCGGCTACACGCTGTTCGAATCGAAGACCGGCCATTACACCGACATCATCATGCGCGACAATCTCGGCCCGGTGAAGAACCCCGACTTCGTGCTGGCGATGAAATACATGCTGGACCGCGAACAGATGCTCAAGGTGGCCATGCGCGGGTTCGGCATCATCGGCAACGACCAGCCGGTCCAACCCTCGAACCGTTTCTACTTTTCCGGACTGCCGCAACGCACCTTCGACCTGGACAAGGCCAAGTTCCACCTGCAGAAATCCGGCATGGCCGGCCAGACCCTGCCGGTGGTGGCGTCGACGGCAGCCAACGGTTCGGTCGACATGGCGCAGATCCTGCAGCTGTCGGCGCAGAAAGCCGGCCTGAACCTGGACATCAAGCGCATGCCGGCCGACGGCTATTGGTCGAACCACTGGGCAAAGCATCCGATGTCCTTCGGCAACATCAGTCCGCGTCCGACCGTCGACCTGATGTTCACGCTGTTCTACAAGTCCGATTCGTCGATGAACGTGTCGGGCTGGAAGAACGAGAAGTTCGACCAGTTGCTGGATGCTGCGCGCGGTGAAACCAATGAAGCCAAGCGCAAGCAGATGTATGCCGACATGCAGGTGTTGGTGCATGAGCAGTGCGGCGTCGGGATTCCGATGTTCATCAACTCGGTCGACGGTTTCACGAACAAGCTCAAGGGTTATGGCAGTCATCCGCTGGCCGGCCTCATGGGCTTTGATTTCGCCGAGCACGTCTGGCTCGACGCGTGA
- a CDS encoding glyoxylate/hydroxypyruvate reductase A has protein sequence MSILYRSDAPRAAAWASYFAEHAPDLDFRVWPDAGKLDEVEYLIAWQAPAEFLATLPRLKVLFSSGAGVDHVDFSAVPAHIPVVRMVEPGIINGMVEYVSLAVLALHRDFFDYVAAKAARVWNPLEVPPASARSIGVMGMGSLGRAVLERLGTYGFRLRGWNRSLRQMDGVESFAGPDQLQPFLEGCDVLICLLPLTPATRGILNRKLFSALPAGAALINVGRGPHLVDADLVEALDSGRLSRAILDVTDPEPLPDEHPFWTHPRVFLTPHVASMTQPETAAPILLENVRRHRRGEPLLNLIDRSRGY, from the coding sequence ATGAGCATTCTCTATCGATCCGATGCACCGCGTGCGGCCGCCTGGGCGAGCTATTTTGCCGAGCACGCTCCCGACCTGGACTTCCGTGTCTGGCCCGATGCCGGCAAGCTCGACGAGGTCGAATACCTGATCGCGTGGCAGGCGCCGGCCGAGTTCCTCGCCACCCTGCCCCGGCTGAAGGTGTTGTTCTCCTCGGGAGCCGGGGTCGATCACGTCGACTTCTCCGCCGTGCCGGCGCACATTCCCGTCGTCAGAATGGTCGAGCCCGGCATCATCAACGGCATGGTGGAATATGTGAGCCTCGCCGTCCTGGCTCTGCACCGCGACTTCTTCGACTATGTGGCGGCGAAGGCGGCACGCGTCTGGAACCCCCTCGAAGTGCCGCCCGCCTCGGCCCGCAGCATCGGCGTCATGGGGATGGGTTCCCTCGGCCGCGCCGTTCTGGAGCGGCTGGGGACCTACGGTTTCCGGCTGCGCGGCTGGAACCGCTCTCTGCGCCAGATGGACGGCGTGGAGAGCTTCGCCGGCCCCGATCAGCTGCAGCCTTTCCTCGAGGGTTGCGACGTCCTGATCTGCCTGCTGCCGCTCACCCCGGCGACCCGGGGCATCCTGAACCGCAAGCTCTTTTCGGCGCTGCCTGCCGGGGCGGCGCTCATCAACGTCGGCCGCGGCCCGCACCTCGTCGATGCGGACCTCGTCGAGGCGCTGGATTCGGGCCGGCTCTCCCGCGCGATCCTCGACGTGACCGATCCCGAGCCCCTGCCGGATGAACACCCCTTCTGGACGCATCCGCGCGTGTTCCTGACGCCCCACGTGGCGAGCATGACCCAGCCCGAAACGGCAGCGCCGATCCTGCTGGAGAACGTTCGCCGGCACCGGCGCGGCGAGCCCCTCCTGAATCTCATCGATCGCTCCCGCGGCTATTGA
- a CDS encoding NAD(P)/FAD-dependent oxidoreductase translates to MGQGRVIIVGAGPAGVRCAEALVAAGIRPIVVDEGRRDGGQIYRRQPEGFNRSYPTLYGTEAERARSLHQTFESLRGSIDYRPETLAWNIFDRQLYTVSAGVSKALPFDALVVCSGATDRLMPVKGWHRAGTYSLGAAQIALKSQACAIGRRVVFAGTGPLLYLVAAQYVKAGAHVEAVLDTSSLWKRVCALPKLAARPRVLVNGLSLMRTLRGAGVRIVTGIEPVEIHGSPEDGVSGITYRSRDGSTHQLACDAVALGYHVRPETQLADLARCEFRFDAETRQWLPAVDQDGRSTVPGVYLAGDGARVLGADGAEIAGKLAAWALLQDLGRPVPEAERDALRRERGVMDRFRQGLVEAFPWPAEQAARLPDEAIVCRCEAITAGELRRVVNQMGACEANRAKAFSRVGMGRCQGRYCGHAGAEVIAHAAGVPVEQVGRLRGQAPVKPLSIAVREEVE, encoded by the coding sequence ATGGGCCAAGGTCGCGTGATCATCGTCGGCGCCGGACCGGCCGGCGTGCGCTGCGCCGAGGCGCTGGTCGCGGCGGGGATCAGACCGATCGTGGTGGACGAAGGCCGCCGCGACGGCGGGCAGATCTACCGGCGCCAGCCGGAAGGCTTCAACCGCTCCTACCCCACGCTGTATGGGACGGAAGCCGAGCGCGCGCGCTCGCTGCACCAGACCTTCGAGTCGCTGCGCGGGTCGATCGACTATCGGCCCGAGACGCTCGCCTGGAACATCTTCGACCGGCAGTTGTACACGGTCTCGGCGGGGGTATCGAAGGCGCTGCCCTTCGACGCGCTGGTAGTGTGCTCGGGCGCGACCGACCGCCTCATGCCCGTGAAGGGCTGGCATCGCGCGGGCACCTACAGCCTGGGCGCGGCACAGATCGCGCTGAAGTCCCAGGCCTGCGCCATCGGGCGCCGGGTGGTGTTCGCCGGCACGGGCCCCCTGCTCTACCTGGTGGCGGCCCAGTACGTGAAGGCGGGCGCGCACGTGGAAGCGGTACTGGATACCTCGAGCCTGTGGAAGCGCGTGTGCGCCCTGCCCAAGCTCGCCGCCCGCCCGCGGGTGCTGGTGAACGGGCTCTCCCTCATGCGCACCCTGCGCGGCGCCGGCGTGAGGATCGTGACCGGCATCGAGCCGGTGGAAATCCACGGCTCGCCCGAAGATGGCGTATCGGGGATCACCTACCGCAGCCGGGACGGCTCGACACACCAGCTGGCGTGCGACGCGGTGGCGCTGGGCTACCACGTGCGGCCCGAGACGCAACTCGCCGACCTCGCACGTTGCGAGTTCCGCTTCGATGCCGAGACGCGCCAGTGGCTGCCCGCCGTCGACCAGGACGGCAGGAGCACCGTGCCCGGCGTGTATCTCGCCGGAGACGGCGCCCGCGTGCTCGGCGCCGACGGCGCGGAGATCGCCGGAAAGCTCGCCGCCTGGGCGCTGCTGCAGGATCTGGGCCGACCGGTGCCCGAGGCCGAGCGCGACGCCCTGCGCCGCGAACGCGGAGTGATGGACCGGTTCCGCCAAGGCCTGGTCGAAGCCTTCCCCTGGCCTGCCGAGCAGGCCGCACGCCTGCCCGACGAGGCAATCGTGTGCCGCTGCGAGGCGATCACGGCCGGAGAGCTGCGCCGGGTGGTGAACCAGATGGGCGCCTGCGAGGCCAACCGGGCCAAGGCCTTCAGCCGGGTCGGCATGGGACGTTGCCAGGGACGGTATTGCGGGCATGCGGGGGCGGAAGTCATTGCGCATGCCGCCGGCGTGCCGGTGGAACAGGTGGGGCGTCTGCGCGGCCAGGCGCCGGTGAAACCGCTCTCCATAGCGGTGCGGGAGGAAGTGGAATGA
- a CDS encoding FAD-binding oxidoreductase, whose product MMKLDSYWLDTAPLFTGGEREPVSGRVDVAVVGGGFTGLSSALALARRGASVVVFEAGRVIGAASGRNGGQCNSGLAHDYGSLAARIGAERAAAYYRAYEAAVQTVEEVVARERIDCGFVRCGRLKLAAKPEHYGKLARACERLAREVDPAVEMIPPERIRDEVGSDAFFGGLLQKTSAQMHVGRFGVGLAEAATRHGARILENAPVTEIKRLGDGTYRVGSARGSVHATQVLLASGSSAVGPFGWFRRRLVSVGSFIITTEPLDRALLDRLLPHRRGYVTSKNVGNYFRTTADNRLVFGGRARFAMSNPRSDQKSGRILRATLAATFPELADARIDYCWGGLVDMTADRLPRAGQHDGMFYSLGYSGHGVQMSVHMGELMADVMAGKADANPWRELDWPAIPGHFGKPWFLPFVGAYYRFQDLIH is encoded by the coding sequence ATGATGAAACTCGACTCCTACTGGCTCGACACGGCGCCCCTCTTCACCGGCGGTGAGCGCGAGCCGGTGTCCGGGCGTGTCGACGTCGCCGTGGTCGGCGGCGGCTTCACGGGTCTGTCGTCCGCGTTGGCACTTGCGCGGCGCGGCGCGTCGGTGGTGGTCTTCGAAGCCGGACGCGTGATCGGCGCAGCCTCGGGGCGCAACGGCGGCCAGTGCAACAGCGGCCTCGCCCACGACTACGGTTCGCTCGCCGCCCGCATCGGCGCCGAGCGGGCCGCTGCCTACTACCGCGCGTACGAAGCGGCAGTGCAGACCGTCGAAGAGGTCGTCGCACGGGAGCGCATCGATTGCGGCTTCGTCCGCTGCGGCAGGCTCAAGCTTGCTGCCAAGCCGGAGCACTACGGCAAGTTGGCGCGGGCCTGTGAGCGGCTCGCCCGTGAAGTGGACCCGGCGGTGGAGATGATTCCGCCCGAGCGCATCCGCGACGAGGTCGGCTCCGACGCCTTCTTCGGCGGCCTGCTGCAGAAGACCAGCGCGCAGATGCACGTCGGGAGGTTCGGCGTGGGGCTGGCCGAGGCGGCAACCCGCCACGGGGCAAGGATCCTGGAGAATGCCCCGGTGACCGAAATCAAGCGCCTCGGCGACGGCACTTACCGTGTGGGTTCGGCCCGCGGCAGTGTGCACGCCACACAGGTCCTGCTGGCGAGCGGCAGTTCCGCCGTGGGTCCCTTCGGCTGGTTCCGCCGCCGCCTGGTCTCGGTGGGGAGCTTCATCATCACCACCGAGCCGCTCGACCGTGCCCTGCTCGACCGTCTGCTGCCCCACCGCCGCGGCTACGTCACGTCCAAGAACGTGGGCAACTACTTCCGCACCACCGCCGACAACCGGCTCGTCTTCGGCGGCCGGGCGCGCTTCGCGATGTCGAACCCGCGTTCCGACCAAAAGAGCGGCCGCATCCTGCGTGCGACGCTCGCCGCGACCTTCCCCGAGCTCGCGGATGCGCGCATCGACTACTGCTGGGGCGGCCTCGTGGACATGACCGCCGACCGCCTGCCGCGCGCAGGGCAGCACGACGGCATGTTCTATTCCCTCGGCTACAGCGGCCACGGGGTGCAGATGTCGGTGCACATGGGCGAGCTCATGGCCGACGTGATGGCCGGCAAGGCGGACGCGAACCCGTGGCGCGAGCTCGACTGGCCCGCCATCCCCGGGCATTTCGGCAAACCCTGGTTCCTCCCCTTCGTCGGGGCCTACTACCGGTTCCAAGACCTGATTCACTGA
- a CDS encoding (2Fe-2S)-binding protein — protein MTGRFVRLAETSRALVRFELDGKPVEALAGDTLLVAILSNGTSVRSCEFGGGTRAGFCLMGACQDCWVWTAAGERLRSCTTMVEEGMQIVTTQPEASWAKVA, from the coding sequence ATGACGGGACGATTCGTGAGACTCGCCGAAACCAGCCGCGCGCTTGTGCGCTTCGAACTAGACGGCAAGCCCGTCGAAGCCCTCGCGGGCGACACGCTGCTCGTCGCCATTCTGAGCAACGGCACGAGCGTGCGCAGCTGCGAGTTCGGCGGGGGCACGCGCGCCGGCTTCTGCCTGATGGGCGCATGCCAGGACTGCTGGGTGTGGACCGCGGCCGGCGAGCGGCTGCGCTCCTGCACCACGATGGTCGAGGAAGGCATGCAGATCGTAACCACCCAACCGGAGGCATCATGGGCCAAGGTCGCGTGA
- a CDS encoding ABC transporter permease, with the protein MAPPINTQSAKRRSRRGTMSVTGLIGLFIVGFWLVMAVVGPAVAPHAANDLISDESFGALSAAYPLGTDYLGRDMLSRVLHGAPYTIGVALAGTVCACLLGTILGLTGAAAGTGGKAGRWGDELLSRTMDALVAIPNKMFALIMVASFGSSVPLLILTAALAYTPGSYRIVRALAVNVMTLDFILAARARGEGMAYIIFIEVLPNMFRPVLTDFGMRFVFVVLLLAAMSFLGLGVQPPDADWGSLVRENILGLGDGAPAVLAPAVAIATLTIGVTLLIDSVGGRGKREKDGV; encoded by the coding sequence GTGGCTCCTCCGATCAACACGCAGTCGGCAAAGCGACGAAGCCGGCGCGGCACGATGTCCGTCACCGGCCTGATCGGCCTCTTCATCGTGGGCTTCTGGCTGGTGATGGCGGTGGTAGGCCCCGCGGTGGCCCCCCACGCGGCGAACGATCTGATCAGCGACGAGTCCTTCGGCGCCTTAAGCGCTGCGTACCCCTTGGGAACCGACTATCTGGGACGCGACATGCTGAGCCGGGTGCTGCACGGAGCTCCCTACACCATCGGCGTGGCGCTGGCCGGCACCGTGTGCGCCTGCCTGCTCGGCACCATACTGGGCCTTACCGGGGCTGCGGCCGGCACCGGCGGCAAGGCGGGACGCTGGGGCGACGAGCTCCTGAGCCGCACCATGGACGCGCTGGTCGCGATCCCGAACAAGATGTTCGCCCTGATCATGGTCGCCTCCTTCGGCTCCTCGGTCCCGCTGCTGATCCTCACCGCCGCGCTGGCCTATACGCCGGGCTCCTACCGGATCGTGCGCGCCCTGGCCGTCAACGTGATGACCCTGGACTTCATCCTGGCGGCGCGTGCTCGCGGCGAAGGCATGGCCTACATCATCTTCATCGAGGTCCTGCCCAACATGTTCCGTCCGGTGCTCACCGACTTCGGCATGCGCTTCGTGTTCGTGGTGCTGCTGCTCGCCGCGATGAGTTTCCTCGGGCTGGGCGTGCAGCCGCCCGATGCGGACTGGGGCTCGCTCGTGCGCGAGAACATCCTGGGCCTGGGCGACGGTGCCCCGGCAGTGCTGGCCCCTGCGGTCGCGATCGCGACCCTCACCATCGGCGTGACCCTGCTCATCGATAGCGTCGGTGGGCGTGGCAAGCGCGAGAAGGACGGTGTCTGA
- a CDS encoding haloacid dehalogenase type II, giving the protein MSSLRPKYISFDCYGTLINFQMADVARELFADRIAPESMAQFTTDFARYRLDEVMGDWRPYDQLLCNAVERTCKRWGIEYRDNEGLKFYKAVPTWQPHADVPAALARLATEYKLVILSNAMDSQIQASVDKLGAPFHRVYTAQQAQAYKPRLQAFEYMIEQLGCNPEDILHVSSSMRYDHLSADDVGIKNRVFVARGHEPSWPVWGAHEVKDLGGLPALVGL; this is encoded by the coding sequence ATGAGCAGCCTGCGGCCCAAGTACATCAGCTTTGATTGCTACGGCACCCTGATCAACTTCCAGATGGCCGACGTGGCGCGCGAGCTCTTCGCCGACCGTATCGCGCCCGAGAGCATGGCGCAATTCACGACCGACTTCGCCCGCTACCGCCTGGACGAAGTGATGGGCGACTGGAGGCCGTACGACCAGCTCCTGTGCAATGCCGTGGAGCGCACCTGCAAGCGCTGGGGTATCGAATACCGCGACAACGAAGGCCTGAAGTTCTACAAGGCCGTGCCGACCTGGCAGCCGCATGCGGACGTGCCCGCGGCCCTGGCCCGCCTGGCCACCGAGTACAAGCTGGTGATCCTGTCCAACGCCATGGACTCCCAGATCCAGGCCAGCGTGGACAAGCTGGGCGCCCCCTTCCACCGCGTCTACACCGCCCAGCAGGCCCAGGCCTACAAGCCGCGCCTGCAGGCCTTCGAGTACATGATCGAGCAACTGGGCTGCAACCCGGAGGACATCCTGCACGTGTCCTCGAGCATGCGCTATGACCACCTGTCGGCGGACGACGTCGGCATCAAGAACCGCGTGTTCGTTGCGCGCGGCCACGAGCCGAGCTGGCCGGTCTGGGGCGCACACGAAGTCAAGGACCTCGGCGGCCTGCCCGCTCTGGTCGGCCTCTGA